The following are from one region of the Vanessa atalanta chromosome 5, ilVanAtal1.2, whole genome shotgun sequence genome:
- the LOC125064227 gene encoding uncharacterized protein LOC125064227, which yields MTSREYPKVWSTFERITEDGRTLAFIIEDIPEALWSTAVEFMLGNYIREDVWWTTAGTAENPQAIEEYRVLLTSIVKQKMSLACFLTENDGKGRKLVGVNMCMVQEKERFVEHNPPKTKAGLLSLCMFSEAMKVTAIYDKNDVSKYLMGAGLSVSPEYRGHGVAVELLKCRMLLAKEVGLKVTGGIFTSASAQRSAEKAGMECVYHIPYKQFGEQCKIDFNSTTKDLKIFAIKVE from the exons aTGACTTCGCGCGAATACCCCAAGGTTTGGAGCACGTTTGAGAGAATAACCGAAGATGGAAGGACATTGGCATTTATAATAGAAGATATCCCAGAGGCTCTATGGAGTACTGCAGTCGAATTTATGCTTGGAAATTATATACGGGAAGACGTCTGGTGGACTACAGCcg GCACAGCAGAAAATCCCCAAGCTATAGAAGAGTATCGAGTGCTCCTGACGTCTATCGTGAAGCAGAAGATGAGTTTAGCGTGCTTCCTTACAGAAAACGACGGAAAGGGGCGCAAGCTCGTCGGAGTAAACATGTGCATGGTGCAGGAAAAGGAACGCTTCGTTGAACACAATccg CCTAAAACAAAAGCGGGTCTACTCTCGCTTTGTATGTTTAGCGAAGCCATGAAAGTGACAGCGATTTACGACAAAAACGACGTAAGTAAATATCTCATGGGAGCTGGCCTTTCTGTGTCTCCAGAATACCGGGGCCATGGAGTGGCTGTTGAGCTGCTTAAATGTAG AATGCTGCTGGCCAAAGAAGTGGGTTTGAAAGTTACAGGCGGAATATTCACAAGCGCTTCGGCACAGCGATCCGCAGAAAAAGCGGGAATGGAATGCGTGTACCATATTCCGTACAAACAGTTCGGAGAACAGTGTAAAATCGACTTTAATTCAACCACTAAAGatcttaaaatatttgctataaaagtggaataa